AACAAGGGTTGCATTTGGTCAAGCACCGGAGAAAACTAGGTCATCTCACTCGTTAGATGACTAATCAAGTATATAGTTGGAAATATCTATGAATCTCTCTTAATGTATAAGACAACATACGCTActagttttctttctaaaaaGAGAAACAGTTGATGCCTTCGCCACGATAACGCACTATTTCAGGGTCAAAAAGAATTATAGAGACATTTCAGTTTCCGATAATCACTATCGTGTGATCCACAAGCACAATGAACCGAATCTTGGACATGTTGTGTGAAATACAGATCTGAAATTCGTCCCCAACCATTGAATCACCTCTTGGTGGTTAGACATTACAAACTACTTGACTATTAGGAGATCGCATGCAAAATACTAcatgttatatttttatttaataaaacaaTTGTCGTTCATAAAATTGAAGTTCAAGAGCTTCTCTTGAAAAATCAAGACCAATATGCCTTGGACAAAATGGTACCTTGCAGTGCAACTTCTTGTTACAATGATTTCGATAAAAATGATATTTTACGAAGAAAGAGATTCGAACTTAATTCAAAGGGGATAAATACTATTATAATCAACCTAACTAAGATTAGGTTGATGGTTAGGCAACATCTGCACAAGATGGCTACTTGATCCAAAACAATGTCCGGGAGAGTTTAGTGGGCCTAACCAGCCCAATAACTTACGACAGTGGGCCTAACCAGTTTGATTAAACCGACACCGTATCAAATTATTGGTGGCAATGAAGTAAAGATTTAATTACAACCCTCCGATCATAAGCAAATCCATTAAATTATTGTTCATATAAAGGCTTCATCTTCGACAAAACCCTAGACTTAGGGACAACTGAAACTCGATAGCAAAAATGGTGCAGCGTCTCACATATCGCGCCCGGCACAGCTACGCCACCAAATCCAACCAGCACAGGATCGTCAAAACCCCTGGTAAACTAAATATTATTGCTTTCAAACCCTAACTCTTGTTTGCTTcgtttttgggtcaaatttgtgtttttttgcATATGAAATGTTGGATTAAGGTGGTATTTTGAGATTAAGATGGTATTTTGATTTGtgggttttgtttaatttgtgttaATTGAATTGCTGGTGCTGTTATTGATGGTTGTTTTGGGTGAACAGGAGGGAAGCTAGTGTACCAGACCACTAAGAAGAGGGCAAGTGGCCCCAAGTGCCCTGTTACTGGCAAGAGAATTCAAGGGGTATGTATTTGCCTTATTTCAATTCGAAATGTTGTCTTTGTTTCATATGTTAGTTTCGTATCCGTAGTATTTTCATGGGTTCCCAGTGTTTTGCATTTGCGAATGAGTGAAAGTTTAGTTCTCTTACTTTACGATATACCGCAACCAAAATGCCAGTTCATTGATAGGTTATGCAATAGAGTTGGAGCGGCTGTCTATGAAAGTGTTGTTGATCTGCCCTCGTGTAATTGGATTCATTTAATTTGTGCTTGAATTATCAGGCTCGATTCACCATTCCGTATGGAGATGGAACGGTTCAAGTTCTTGTGAATTTAACCTTTTTTCGAAGTAAAAAGTACACTTGGAACTTATACATTCTCCCCGCAATACAATATTGTGTATAATCATTGTAATGATTGCGTAGTCCAGTTACTTTAAGTTTCGTTTGAGTGGCGATACATTGTTGTGTTTGTTTGTAGATCCCTCACTTGAGGCCTACCGAGTATAAGAGGTCCAGATTATCTAGGAATCGGAGGACTGTTAACCGTGCTTATGGAGGTGTGTTGTCTGGAGGTGCCGTCAAGGAAAGGTTTGTAGATTGcattgcaacattttttttccgTCTTCTTTTCATGTTGTGTTGCACCAATGGGGTTTAGACAACTTGCTTTCTATTGGTTTGCAGGATCATCAGGGCCTTTCTGGTGGAGGAACAAAAGATCGTGAAAAAGGTGTTGAAGATTCAAAAGACAAAGGAAAAGCAAGCTGCAAAGACCAAGTGAAATCAACCGAATTTTAAGTAGTTTCTACAGACTACGTTGATTTTGGCTTATGGTGCGGGAAGTAATTCAAGGTGTTCCAATCTGTACTTTTACATTTTGTTGTGGATGGTTTAAGTTATGATGTTGAGTGCTTCATTTTGTTCGGAAATCCATCCCACCATGGAATTTCCTGTTTTGTATTGGTAACATGTACgtttttgaattatttgtgTAATGTCAGATTTACTAGCTTCATTTGCGATTTTAGTTATATTTGGATTACTTCATAACCCTTTCCTTTTTTTGATTGCTTGTCACGGCTTTTGCATGTTTCTGCTTGTGAACGGCGTGAACTATACATGTTTCTTTGTAGTTTTTATCTCCGTCTTCCTCAATCACACAAGGTCATGCCGTGAAAAGCTTCAGCCTGGCGATTAATTTGTCGTGAGGCGGGATGGTCTCCTTGATCAGAGGATGGTCTTTGAGGTCATTCTCCTTAGTCAATTCACTCGTCTTCAATGGCCttctctgtcttttcctttggacCTCATAACAGCATATGTTCTATGTTTCTTGAAGGACTCATGTTTTCTTAACACGTTCTATCTTTCTTAAGGTAGGACGTCCTGCACAGGCCCGACTAATTGAAGTGATTAGGTAGGAGTACGAGAGATCGTGAtcatgcagaaaaaaaaaagagagcaaCAACAGAGAGAGCAGCAGGTTGGAAGTTTGCATTTTGCTCCAGGTCCCATCACTGTACTCAAGAGGATGACGAGTGACTCGGTGATCGGGTTGCTTTGACGAATAAGAGCATGAACCTTACTGTGGACATGATTGTAGGATAGCAGCAGCTGAGTCTtgttccctctctctcttgcaAGTTTGCAACTTGGAGGAGTTTGAGAAAATTTTggcttttttatgttttatatgataCAATTGGATGAAATAAGTGGGTTTCACTTTCATGTTACGAGTATTGAATGATCTGCATTCACAGGACCACAATAAAAGTATTAATCAAACCAATTTAGGTCATCCAGTGATCGTAACATTTAATAACATTTAATGCTAAGTAGCAGGAAGAATTTTCCGACAAAAGCTTGGTAAAATTATCTTGGattgtcataaaaaaaaaagaagaaaaaagaagttgGGCTTAGAAATCTTGGGCTGAAAGTTTTGAGCTTAGACTGATATCTTAATGGGCCTATCTCAGCTTCACATATTGCTCTCTCCATAGTCTAACAATTCCTATGGATTATTTTGGTTCCGGATCCAATCGGAAGAACCTACTCTATTGTTCCTTGTCTCCCCCATGTACCAAAACGGTAATGACGAAAGAGAAGTAAAAACAGTGGGAGaagaataaattaatatcaaactTGCTGGCCACGTGATTCAAATTAAAGATTTCTtatttacaagtaaaaaaaaaaaaaacactacaaCGTAGTACTTGCTGGCCACGTGATTCAAATTAAAGATTTCTtatttacaagtaaaaaaaaaaaaaacactacaacgtagtactaagtgacaaaacCGAAGCTTTGCATTAATATATTTACTCTAAGCAGGTGATGTTCTCACGGTCTCACCTGCTTGTGATCATTGCAAATCCTACATATCATGCTTGAAGCATGAAGGAAACGATCCAATGCTTAGTATAATATAAAGCATTTATCCAACATGCATCCACCTTTTTGTTttgaacacaaaaataaaaatgttgatTAATGTATTTTAGGTCTCTCGAATCCGAGGACTTGACTTGGTTAATTTGATATTTCTTGTCACAAAGTTTGTGAATGCGTGCGTGCCCTTGTCATACATGTGTTTGTGAGTGAGCATTAATATTGAGTTATTGACGATCTGCAATTTGATAGAGGACCTCAAACATTTCAAACCTAATCAGCATCCGATTTCCTTGATCATACACTTTGGAGTTTAATTAGCAAAAAGAATTCTACAAACACGAACTTAATTAACTGATGAGCTATAGCCTATAGCTAGCAAAACTAAAAAGTTAAGAAACATTAGTGATTAAGCAGTGTTTCTAATTATGTGACAAGTTTAAGTGTAGCATCTGGTGGTGGACATTTCACTCGGACATGGAGAAGACTCCCACGTCAAACTCGACTTCCATGCATCCCCTCCTCCTACATTCATAGGCAAAGGCAAACTACTCATCAATGGAAACCCAATATTTGATCTCCCACTAGTCTCCCACTGTTGATCGTCTCCTTCTTCTATCACGTTCGAGTTCACATTTTGAATGTTCTTAATCAACCCAGTTATACTGTCATGGCCATTGCCAAGGTTATTGTTATTTCCTTGCATGACCTCATGATGATGTGGCAATGCCATCGATGAAAAGCCTCCATTAGTAATACTAAAGTCAAAATTAGTACTTTCTCCAGAGGCGCCCTTGACGTTGTTGCTGCCATTGTAATCTCCGAGCATTGAGGATGACATGTTTAACAACAAGGAGGACACATCCACCGTGCATTTTGCCGCTGGTCCGGATGAAGTTTCTGAAGGTGATGAAAATGCGAAGCTAGGGTTAGAAAAGTAGTCTGATGATCTGTTAGAAAAGTTGGAGGAAATGGGAAAGTACTGATGGGGTAGTTTGACATTGCAACCCATCATCAAGGGGTTTATGGGTTTGTAGGAGTTGGAATAAATATCTAGAGGGGATATATTGCTTGTTGTGGATGACATTTTTATGTCATTGTTGTTGGAGAAGTTGATTTTCGATGTCAGTATTGACATGCTCTCTGAACTAAACTCATGATGATGATGAGTAGCATTGTGTGCACCTTTGGAGCCTAGCATATGATCACCAAATGTGTTTGTTTCAGGCAAGGCAGACACCCAAGAGTGATGAGAAAGGGCTCTTTGGTGAGCATTACTtgaatttgttttcttgaatatcCTGCATATTGCCCATGAATCCTGCAACAATAGTACATTTTAATTAGTCCGGCTGTaatacgtgtgtgtgtgtatataagcATCGTTTTTGTCAACTAACCTAACATGTGACAAATTGACAATCTAACAACATAACAATTAGATATTTACTAAAAATCATGCATTATATGCACAAATAGAAAAATAGTTTTTCTTAACATACATTTGCAGGAATGGTTTTGTCCATGAACGATGATGATCTCTTTGGTGGGAGTGAATCTGTGAGAGAAGGTAAGCGAAACTCATGCATCATCCAGTCAGTTTTCACCCCTTTGGCAGCTCTACCTTTGTAGAAAACAAGTGACTTCTTCAACCCAATGCACTTGGAGGAACTACACGCACCTTCGGATGAGTAGATGGGCCGGTCGGTTCCCGTAGCTTTCCAGAAACCGGCTCCGGTAACCCGGTTTGGCCTTGTGCTGTTCCTATATTTTCTATCCCTTGGACAGTAGAAATACCATTCCTTCTCCCCAGACGCTGCCAACTCTGCACATATCatccaaaaaattaattaaaaactttataGCTAAGCTGTtcaaaatatatgcaactaaagCCCTTGTATATTCTGAACAATTTATGAAGTGAAACCCAAACCTTCGAACacagaatacacacacacacatatattattgAGATCTTAGGCTCAAAACTTCAACGTAATAGTAGTAATTAAAAACATTCTTAGTCGGCATATATCAAAGAACACCCAAGAGAGAAAAAGCTACTATATATATTTTGACTAAAAGAAACTCAGAGATCGATATATTACTCAGAAATGGAAGTTTTTTTAGTCACGCATGAATATGTAAGattaagttttgaaaattacttGGAAGATCCCAGGGGTCAAATTTATAGATGTCAAGTTGCTTGATAAGCTCAATAGAGAGAGGCCTCTGCTGAACCTTCCTCTTGAGGTAAAACCCTACCAGCTCCTCATCAGTTGGATGAAAACGAAACCCTGGAAGGA
The nucleotide sequence above comes from Malus sylvestris chromosome 16, drMalSylv7.2, whole genome shotgun sequence. Encoded proteins:
- the LOC126607146 gene encoding 60S ribosomal protein L34 yields the protein MVQRLTYRARHSYATKSNQHRIVKTPGGKLVYQTTKKRASGPKCPVTGKRIQGIPHLRPTEYKRSRLSRNRRTVNRAYGGVLSGGAVKERIIRAFLVEEQKIVKKVLKIQKTKEKQAAKTK
- the LOC126607131 gene encoding putative NAC domain-containing protein 94 isoform X2 — translated: MDERSDNIGGEKMDEVILPGFRFHPTDEELVGFYLKRKVQQRPLSIELIKQLDIYKFDPWDLPKLAASGEKEWYFYCPRDRKYRNSTRPNRVTGAGFWKATGTDRPIYSSEGACSSSKCIGLKKSLVFYKGRAAKGVKTDWMMHEFRLPSLTDSLPPKRSSSFMDKTIPANDSWAICRIFKKTNSSNAHQRALSHHSWVSALPETNTFGDHMLGSKETSSGPAAKCTVDVSSLLLNMSSSMLGDYNGSNNVKGASGESTNFDFSITNGGFSSMALPHHHEVMQGNNNNLGNGHDSITGLIKNIQNVNSNVIEEGDDQQWETSGRSNIGFPLMSSLPLPMNVGGGDAWKSSLTWESSPCPSEMSTTRCYT
- the LOC126607131 gene encoding protein FEZ-like isoform X1 codes for the protein MDERSDNIGGEKMDEVILPGFRFHPTDEELVGFYLKRKVQQRPLSIELIKQLDIYKFDPWDLPKLAASGEKEWYFYCPRDRKYRNSTRPNRVTGAGFWKATGTDRPIYSSEGACSSSKCIGLKKSLVFYKGRAAKGVKTDWMMHEFRLPSLTDSLPPKRSSSFMDKTIPANDSWAICRIFKKTNSSNAHQRALSHHSWVSALPETNTFGDHMLGSKGAHNATHHHHEFSSESMSILTSKINFSNNNDIKMSSTTSNISPLDIYSNSYKPINPLMMGCNVKLPHQYFPISSNFSNRSSDYFSNPSFAFSSPSETSSGPAAKCTVDVSSLLLNMSSSMLGDYNGSNNVKGASGESTNFDFSITNGGFSSMALPHHHEVMQGNNNNLGNGHDSITGLIKNIQNVNSNVIEEGDDQQWETSGRSNIGFPLMSSLPLPMNVGGGDAWKSSLTWESSPCPSEMSTTRCYT